The stretch of DNA AATCCactcctcggtcagagagtccacagggcgatgaagcgtatccggggagagattctcaaccactgtagcaccattaatgccttctgcgcagtatactatacatccgcgttggacccacctgtcggggtctcaacgcctgtgtacgcgtccccttgggctataaaagggagacgcccgttagagaatgggggcagaggatagattcattcttacgcaagagcaatacaactcacagtggatgtagggtattacgctctggcggcccgaaccactctaaatcctcgagtgttcttgtgttcttgctccctAGGTAGACCTGCCGAATCGCTTAGCGCTTctccgagtactcaccctctgggattaggcgggtgcactacgccacccggctgtgggtctcCACAAACCACAACAAAATCTTATGAAGATCAATACAAGAAGCGAAATCAAAACAGATGGATTGATAAAATTGTACCCCATTAgagattaaaaaaaagaaacggCTTAACTCATATGGCTCCAAAAGTTCAAGTGGACTTTTGGAAATGGAAAAGGAATATACAGGACAACTGGTCCCAGAAACCTATGAGGTGGGCAACAAGACATCCTAACCATACCTAACAGGATGTTGACATATCAGATAAGATGACTGAGATGACGATAAGAAGCAAGAATCTGAGAGAAATGTTTCATTCACCAGTTCAATATATTCAAACAAGATTTATCTAACTAGTTTTCATCAAAACTATCTTACTAGCCACGTCAGCATTCCAATCCTGTAAGTATAGACTACGGTGCTAACAAAAAAAAGGGAGCTTAACTAAGTCAGTACACATCGACACAACAAAAACCTAAAATTTCTAACCATTTTTGCATGAATGATTGACATTGTAACTGCCTTCAATTTCCAGGCATTGAGTTTGATACTACTCTTAATCCTATAACATAATATTATTACATGATCCACTCATTTGTGATGTCAAATTGCCACTAAAACAAGATCACAGCACAGTGCAACATATATTATATTTTCATGAGCTTTAATGCCAGTTGAAATCTAGTGCATATGACTTCAACTCAGATCAAGATGAATCGTTCAAAGCAGACTACTACAATTTTGATGAAAAACTAGATTTCATTTTCCATTTGTCCAATCAGCCTAGTTGATACCAGAAATTGTCACTAGTGAAGCAAATATGAAACAGGAAAGTAACCCTTACCAGGCTTCCTGAGCTCATCAGGGTCTGCAAGAGAGTGACCTCGGAACCGGTAGGTTTCACACTCCACTAGGGTTGGTCCTTCACCTCTCCTTGCCCTCTCAATTGCCTCCTTAGCAACCTCCCTGACCTTCAGGACATCCATACCATCAACATGCACCCCAGGCATTCCAAATGCTGGTCCCTTCTTCCAAATCTCTGGGTCTGATGTAGCCCTAAGGTGTGACATCCCAATTGCCCACAGGTTATTCTCCACAACAAACACGATAGGAAGCTTCCAAAGCTGTGCCATGTTCAGGCACTCAAAGAACTGCCCATTGTTACAGGTACCATCTCCAAAGAAAGCCAATGTGACATCAAGCCCATCAGGACCTGACTCCTTGAGCACCTCATGGCGGTACTTAGCAGCAAAGGCAGCACCAGTGGCAACAGGGATGCCCTCTCCGATGAAGGCAAAGCCTCCAAGGACGTTATGGGGGGCAGAGAACATGTGCATGGAACCACCCTGTCCACGGCAGCAACCAGTGGCCTTGCCGAAGAGCTCAGCCATAACAGAACGGGCTGGGACACCCTTGGATAGCGCATGGACATGATCACGATATGTGCTAACAACACAGTCAGCCTGGTTTAGAAGCTTGATAAAGCCAGTGGAAACTGCCTCCTGGCCATTGTAAAGGTGGACGAAACCAAACATCTTGCCACGGTAGTACATTTGCGCACACATGTCCTCAAAAACACGGCCAAGAACCATGTCCTCGTACAACTCCAGTGCCTCTTCCCGTGTCACATCCTGGGGAAAAACGACGCACCTTGAATTAAAAACAGAACACAGTATTCCGCACCGCAACTTGGACAAACTTGCAGCAACAGAAagctaaataaaatatttttggtatctAAGCACTACTATAGGTGCAGCATTTGAAGCTAGATATTGCACAGTAGTATCAGTCCAGTTCTGGTTGCAAGTGACTGACACCTCAGAATTGCAGTCACAGGCATCACTAGAGCCAAATGGTGGATCTGATTAAAACAACGAGGTGAAAACTTTGATTCAGTTTTTAATCACTGACTTATCAACTAAACAAAGGGCACGATTGAGAGCATAGGATGATTCTTACTATTGTAAAAGTACAGGAGAGCTCTAACACGATATTCAGGAGGCCAGGATAGCATTTTTAAGCActactatttttctattttcaaaGTTGGTCGGTAAATTTGTGAGATTTACAGCTCTGAAGTGAATTCAGAACTAGGCATCCAGATACCTGAGCAGTTATAGTGCCTCCCAAATTGTGACCACGAAAGCACTATGGTGTAATCAGTGATCAATCTAACCGTGGTTGTGGTTAAACTTAAACCACATAACGCATCTGAATTTCACACTCATAGGGCGCCCAAGATCCAATCACGCAGCACAATTAAACTGTGGAAAGCGCGCAGGATCGGATTTTCGCACCGTGGCAGCACCCAAGATGGTTTCTTTTTTCCTGAAGCAAGATACAGCAAAATAGAGGAGGATTTCCTCACCGGATGCGCGGGCGCGGCCTTGTTCCCAGGGAGCACGTCGGAGGAGACGGCGAGAGCGGTGCGCAGGCGCGGGTGGtgcgccccgccgcggcgcagcgccctggcggaggaggaggacgcggcgccggcggggagcggggGCGCCCTCTCGCCGCCGGATCTCGCGGCCACCGGCGCCAGGAACTTGGCGGCGGTGAAGGACGCGGCcgccatctctctcctctcctttcTGTCTCCTGGCGCGGGGGACAATGCCGTGAACGAGGAAGAGTTCAGGGAGATGGCGGACGCGGAGGCGTATAAAGGGACGAGGTGGTGGGCGGCGGAGAGACCGAGGAAGACGGGAGGGGAGACCGGGAGAAGGGGGTTAGGGAAACAAGGCTGGGAGGGCCTCGCTGGGctggacggtggcggcggcgctcacgctCGCTCGGCTTTGGAGGGTCCGCCCAGCCCTGAGCCCACGCACCTCGCTCCAGGAAGGCCACAGGGCCCTTCTCTCTTGTCTGCACTTCTGCGTCTGTGTTATGCGACCGCGATGCAAAACTTTGTTATTGACTTGCGTTTGCTCCAATGTGAACGAAACTAGGGATTTTTCGTTTCGTGCATTCGTTGAAACTAGGACAAGTTTATTGCTGCGATGTGTCTTGCGCGTGTATCGTTATATTTTATAGTTTTTAATAATAAATGTATGATTGGAGGAGTCGTCAAGAAGTGCTTTTACGTTGTTCTTTGGAATAATACACAGTTTACAAAGTGGGAAATTTGGCAGATCTTACCATAGTTTGGAAAAGGGAGAACTGATGCGTGTCTTTATTCGAGAATCGTTGTTATATATATTTCCGTTCAATCTGATAACCTCTCATAAAAAACAACGAAAAGGTTAAATAAGAGCAGCATCGTTTTCTAAGGAGTTTGTATATAAACCATGAAACGCATACTTTGTCAACATGTTAAACGTGCCCCTCGAACTCCAGGAGGCGTGGGACTGTGGTCTACTGGTCTGTGGGAGTAATAGGGCCACCGAGATCATTTTACATCAACACTAATATGCCTGGAAAATCTTTGAACTAGCAGTACATGATAACTAAAGGCTTTTGTAGTTAGGACAGAATACAAGTTAAAGAATATAAATCTCCAAAAGGTTAAGGACATCAATGACATCATTAAATTTAACAACCCCTAGCTCAACACACAATCACAAAAGGTTATACAATCTTCCGAGAAACATCCGGGATTCATGCCCCGATTTGATAATTTCTCAAGACATTTAACAATATAGTTGACGAAATTCTAATAGTAGCCAACGATTCTGATTGCGTCTGAGCGTCTCTGTCGAAATGGTGTAGCAGCAGCAACTGTACACGGTTCATGTGTTGTTACAATTCTATTGAGGTCCTCaagaagcaacaaaaaaaaaaagagaacataTCCCAGTAGAGTAGAGCCCGTTTGACATGAACTGAAGGAACTCCTTTGGTAATAACTGGTAGTCAGCATGCCAAAATCTTGCTCAGACGTAACGACCAAACAAAACTGTAGCCACCGCACGGTGCGTCAGCCAGCAATAATCGCAGCTGGCTATCGGACGTATATTGATCAGCAGGGGTGGGGTGGGCTTAGACCTCTTGCTTTGCGTGTTTGATTGTCCAGCTGCCTGTTGGAAGCCGATCAGCCCGAAAGGAGCGACCCCATGCGGCAGGAAAGAATGTGTCATCTCTATCATCTACTTGTTTGGGCAGTCTGACGCACGGTGACCGGATTCGCCACAGTTGAAGCAAGCACCGCTGAAGCTTCTGTTACTGCAAATGGTGGAAGATCATTAGCTTTAGAAACAGATAGACCATCATGTAATGGGCTACAGCAAGAGCTAGCAAGCTAAACAGGTTACTCCACTGGttaaaattaattaataattatacaGCATTAGGTTCCATACACACACTCCAATACTAACAGATACCAAACAGAAGTATATCGTGAGGGTACCAAACAGAATATCACGAGGATGAAAATAGCGTACGACACGGGATGCAGCATATTCTGACAGGAATTGTTTTGTGAGATCAGCTTGTTTCATATTCTCAATTTCTCATCATGCATGGAGATTTTGATGACTGTGCGTCCTGATTATGCATCTACTTCATGAAGGAAATGCCAGGTCGCTCTAAATGAACTACCTAAGAACCAATGCCTGGATAGTGTACATCTAGAATTGCAACTTGCTACATTATCCCAGGATCTTCTGAAGCTTACCTCTCCCTACCGCCGAAGGATGATGAGCGGCCACCAAAGGATGGTGAGCCACGGCTACCGTAAGATGAGGAGCGGCTACCAAAGGATGAGGAGCGGTTTGATTTTCTCCCACCACCTGACCAGTCATCATCTGTCCAGCTATCATTGTCAGATCTGAAGCTTCGGCCACCACGGCGGAATCTATTCTCACCGTCTGAATCCCAACCACCCCGGCCTCTTGCACTGCCACCACCCCTGGACCGCTTGTTCCTAGAACCTCGGTCGTTTGAAAAGCGGCCATAGCTATCAGAAGGAGGTCCATCATCTTGCAACGCAGGCAGCTGAAAGCAGGAAACAATAAAACAGCCATCGCCAACTCACTCACAGACCAAAATCACATCCGAAATAAGAACAGCGTAAATATGACGCACTATAAAAATCAATGCAATTTAAGCTGGCTTGATTGGAGATAAAAAGACAGTAAAAAGGTATATCAAAATACTGAGACTAGACTTTCCTGTTAATGTCAGCTAGCATTTTTCATAACATAAATTGGTCACGACTAACGTGAAGAAGCTATATCAATTACCTTTGAAATTTTGGTTATGGTGTTTCCTGCAGGGAGTTCCATGGCGAGCAAATCCTTTGCAATCTCCTCAGGTAAATCAAAGACTGCTCCTTGGACCTGACACGATCAATAATGATAGACCATCAGTAATGATAGACTAAAAAGTGAAAATTCATTAGGACAAAAAAAATACTATAAACTACATTCTGCACTACAATGTCATTAATTATTATGCATGCAATTTTCCTTCTCTTAAGGTAAAAGCTAGATAAAGTATCAGCACAATTAATTGCACCGGATGCCCCATCCAAACCAATTTGTAGGATCGAAAATAATCCCAAGCAGCATAACTGTGGCACAATATGCTTTCATTTCATAATTGAAGTCCAAATTGGGTTGGAATATCATGCCAAGCTTTACACAGATAAAGAGCAAAAGCAAATGAAAATGAGATACACAGGGAGCGGCTTAGATATGCAGAAAAGGCAGATTTTATACAAGAAACTATCTTGGTGGTGCTCTGCATGCTACTAGATCCAATGCACATAATGGTGAAGATATGCATGCTGAGGAAGTAGTAAGAGACACCATCTTAAAATGGCAGAAACAGATGCCAAACAATCTAACGTAGAAGGGGGAAAACTCACGTTCTCATCTGCTGTTACGTATATTTTGCCAACTTCATCTGCAGCAGCTGAATAAACATCAGATAGAAAACCAGTAACAGATCTAGGAGAAAAGAAGCCTCTTCCGTATCCTGGATCTCTAGTTAGTTGCAACGTCACCCATCCCTGCATTTCAATAGAGGAACAAAGCATGTTTGAGGGCATCATCCATAAGAACAAAAACACAAGAAAAGACAAATGCACAACAAAAACTGTGGAGCTTTTTCTAGATGATTGCTTGATCATCTGTTGCAAATTCATAATATAGAAAGTTTAAGTACTGATGGTTGGCAGTAGTAGTCATATAACATCAGCCAGATAATATTCACATCCAGAAGTAGAAGCCAGAACAACTGGATCAACTCGACAGTGGAACATATGTGATGTATGCCTACTTATGCAGCTGACCTCAATGGTAGGTATAGACGTATGGAAGAACAATGCATGTTTAATTTTCTCCCACTTCTTACCTGCTCATGACTGATCAGAGAACGTGAAGAAGGTGGCTGAGAAAATCCACTCAGATGTGCCAGTGCAGAAGCAAGAGCATGAGGTCCTAGTTCTTCTGTTAATCTCTCAGCTGCTCCAAGGAAGTACTGAGTCGACTCTGGGTGCACCCCTTGCAATGTAGCAATGACATGCTCAGCAGATGActccagaacttcttccatggatGGAGGGCTTATAAACTCAAACTTGCAACCAACATCACGCTCAAGTGACTTAACTGTCCTTTTCTGGCTACTTGTAAACATCAAGATTGCAGTTCCTGCTTTCCCAGCCCGTCCAGTGCGTCCAGAACGATGGACAAAAGTTTCTGGATCATTTGGCAATTCGTAATGAATAATCTGCATAAAAAACAAAACCTCTTGTTAATTGTCCAGTATGTGCCTACGGTTCATTTCAAATACTGTCATCGAATAAAGTAATAAAAACAGTATCACGCAAATCACAAGATTACCAACAAAAAGACATCAGATAGGGATGCTATTAGAAAAAATTTTGATGTTGCAATATGAAACCCAATGCATGCATGCCAAACTAAAATACAGAACAGCACTTATATTTTAGTGGCAAGATGAAATCCTTGATTGCTAGATTCCTGTCTTCCTGAATTGCCAGGTGAAATGCTAAGTGCTTTGAACTGCTTGAAGATATAATACCTTGTCCAACACTGTAAATATTAAATGAGTTTGAAACTCGAAATTTTAAATAATTATCTTTTCCAGAAGAATACATGCTAATAATTTGGTAGGAAAGATCTTTTATACATAGTTATATATTGAACATTTGAAAATTCTCAATAGTTAACCATCACAGCTCCAAGATAATGAGATAACATGTGTTTGCACTGGTGTTTTACAGAATTACTGTATCTAGAATCAGGTGAAGTAAAGAGGAACGCGAACCCACCAAATCAACATTTGGTATATCCAGACCACGGGCAGCAACATCAGTTGCCACTAGAACAGTAAATTTCCCTTGACGAAAGCCATTTAGTGTCCTCTCACGCTGATGCTGTGAAATATCACCATGGAGTGCCTCAGAAGCAATACTGTTTGTCAGTGCCAATGAAACCTCGTCTGCATCCCGCTTTGTACGAGTGAACACAATGGTTTTCCCACCCTTTGCATAAACCTGACAAGAAAATATATGGATAAGCATTGACATTGATTAAACAACACAACTTATCCATGCAATAGATATGTGAAAGTGACCAAGGCTCAGCAAAACTGAATCCTTAAATGTTAAATATGCATGGCAGATACATGGATGAAATTGTGTATAAAACAGACAgaagtaaaaaaattatacacgGCAGTTACAGATTTCATGATCTACTGAATTCCAGGGCCTGGAGACAGGCAAACCATCACAAAATCCAAATGGTGAAATTAAAAACCAACACAATATTCACAAATCACGATAACAACAGCACGATGATAACCAATTAACCATTTACTAGAAGTACCAGGGTACAATAAAGTTTTCTCTAATCAGCTTTCAAAATCCGAATTTGCCAACATAAAAAATAAGTAGCACAAATACTTTTTGAAAATACTAAAGCCAACACTCTGTTTCAGAAGCACAAATCATTTGCAATTTCAACCATTAGTGCTAGATTGAGACCTAGCAAAGTAGCAAtatcaagattttttttatacaTAGAAGAATCAGCTTATACCAAGCTAAAATGAACAAAGTAACCAAAGAATTCAAGGAAAGTAGAAATGGTATTCATGGAAAAGTAATAGTACCATGTAAGAGTAAGAATTATACTTATATGTTTATGAtgattaaacaaaaaaacatgcACGTACTAGCTGTCTGTACCATTTACTTTATCCCAAGGATTAACAAAGTCAAACATAAAGGTGAGAAGAGGGGAGGGAGAAGCATTTCAAAATTCCATGAGCTGCATTAACATACCGTAATTAGATCGCTGAGAATGGTGCGTTTTGATGTCGCTGTCAGTGGGATAGCATAGAGTTTGATTCCTTCAGCAAGCTTTTCATCTTGATCACCAACCTAATTGAACAAATGAAGAGACACAATAACTTATTAGGGCATAAAGATACGAGAAAATTCGGCCATAAACATACAGATGTGCCACAATTGTTTCACAAAGGAACCAACAGGGACCTTCAATTGCAAGTGCAACTAAACTGCTCAAATAAAGACTTAGCATCTAATACACCCCAAGGCCCCAGGGTACTGTATTGACAAATATCTAGATTCCAAAACCAGCATGAGCCATGAATAAATTGTTGTAGTGACAGGAGTGTCCTAACTGCTAGTCAGCATTGCACAAACAAATGCATATAAATTCGTCCTTTACTCCTTCAGAGAGTTTTCATTAGAAAGGGAGCAACTAATTTATTGCCATTTGCATCGATGCATCATGAATAAGATTAAACCTGATTTTCCAGCTGGCATATGGCATAAGAGAACCAATAGCATGGTCAAGTGTTATGGCTAGAATATGCATCAAATAGCATGCAACATGACCATAACATTGACATGTATGACCAAGTTAACATGATAACTGCAACCACATGTAAGAAAGCTCTTATAGTAGATGacataagcttagctttgtccaacTGTGTAACAAAAGAACAGGAGAAATAAGGACAGAAAAGGCATGAGAAGGCCATACCAAGTCAATTGTCAAAGGGTTGTTCAAGTACCGCCTGGACAATTTATTCACCCAACTAGGCATCGTCGCAGAGAACAGCATGCTTTGCCTCTCTGCAGGCAGCTGTTGTAATATTGTTTCCACATCTTCCTCAAACCCCACTGCAAGCATTTGGTCAGCCTCATCAAGGACTAAATACTGAACTTCTCCCAACTGGAGGCTTCCACCATTTATCAAATCAATTATGCGACCCGGTGTTCCAACAACAACATCAACACCACGCGAGAGGGCGTTCTGCTGGACATTATACGAAACACCACCATAAACACACACTGTACTGATCTTGGATGCTGATTCCTTTATTTCCTTCTCAACTTGTTTGGCTAACTCCCTGGTAGGTGCCAGAACCAAAACCCGAGGAATACGAC from Panicum virgatum strain AP13 chromosome 9K, P.virgatum_v5, whole genome shotgun sequence encodes:
- the LOC120649221 gene encoding pyruvate dehydrogenase E1 component subunit alpha-3, chloroplastic-like encodes the protein MAAASFTAAKFLAPVAARSGGERAPPLPAGAASSSSARALRRGGAHHPRLRTALAVSSDVLPGNKAAPAHPDVTREEALELYEDMVLGRVFEDMCAQMYYRGKMFGFVHLYNGQEAVSTGFIKLLNQADCVVSTYRDHVHALSKGVPARSVMAELFGKATGCCRGQGGSMHMFSAPHNVLGGFAFIGEGIPVATGAAFAAKYRHEVLKESGPDGLDVTLAFFGDGTCNNGQFFECLNMAQLWKLPIVFVVENNLWAIGMSHLRATSDPEIWKKGPAFGMPGVHVDGMDVLKVREVAKEAIERARRGEGPTLVECETYRFRGHSLADPDELRKPDEKTHYAARDPITALKKYIIEQNLGTESELKSIEKKIDDVVEEAVEFADASPHPPRSQLLENVFADPKGFGIGPDGKYRCEDPKFTQGTAQV
- the LOC120649222 gene encoding DEAD-box ATP-dependent RNA helicase 3B, chloroplastic; this translates as MASLLTLPALALSNPSTSTSGAARPRAAAVRCWALRRRGWAAAGAVASPNSVLSEHAFKRLQLGSDDEDDEEGAYGSDADEGLEGFQGDDEELAIARLGLPDELVATLEKRGITHLFPIQRAVLIPALEGRDLIARAKTGTGKTLAFGIPMIKRLMEEDDGRSTRRGRIPRVLVLAPTRELAKQVEKEIKESASKISTVCVYGGVSYNVQQNALSRGVDVVVGTPGRIIDLINGGSLQLGEVQYLVLDEADQMLAVGFEEDVETILQQLPAERQSMLFSATMPSWVNKLSRRYLNNPLTIDLVGDQDEKLAEGIKLYAIPLTATSKRTILSDLITVYAKGGKTIVFTRTKRDADEVSLALTNSIASEALHGDISQHQRERTLNGFRQGKFTVLVATDVAARGLDIPNVDLIIHYELPNDPETFVHRSGRTGRAGKAGTAILMFTSSQKRTVKSLERDVGCKFEFISPPSMEEVLESSAEHVIATLQGVHPESTQYFLGAAERLTEELGPHALASALAHLSGFSQPPSSRSLISHEQGWVTLQLTRDPGYGRGFFSPRSVTGFLSDVYSAAADEVGKIYVTADENVQGAVFDLPEEIAKDLLAMELPAGNTITKISKLPALQDDGPPSDSYGRFSNDRGSRNKRSRGGGSARGRGGWDSDGENRFRRGGRSFRSDNDSWTDDDWSGGGRKSNRSSSFGSRSSSYGSRGSPSFGGRSSSFGGRESNRSFSGACFNCGESGHRASDCPNK